Proteins from a single region of Salvelinus sp. IW2-2015 unplaced genomic scaffold, ASM291031v2 Un_scaffold2117, whole genome shotgun sequence:
- the hce2l1 gene encoding high choriolytic enzyme 2, translated as QGSLRARGLSFREGDIASSYNTQSRSAITCPGNSCLWPKSVDGFVYVPYIISPQYDDMDRITIEMGMLDILLETCVKFVPRSHETNYLDIQPRFGCWSFLGMTKGPQPISLQSPGCMWSGIVSHELMHALGFVHEQSRSDRDRHVSIMWENIRKGQCPINTHHVSIMWDRVSIMHYGRYAFSEDGGPTIIPKPDPNIPIGQRDGPSVVDIQKINLLYECGGLV; from the exons GGCAGGGCAGCCTTCGAGCCCGAGGCCTGTCCTTCAGGGAAGGAGACATTGCCAGCTCCTACAACACACAGAGCCGCAGCGCCATAACCTGCCCTGGTAACTCCTGCCTCTGGCCCAAGTCAGTGGATGGATTTGTCTATGTTCCTTACATTATCTCTCCACAATACG ATGACATGGATAGAATCACCATAGAGATGGGAATGCTGGACATCTTACTTGAAACGTGTGTGAAGTTTGTTCCTCGCAGCCATGAAACCAACTACCTGGATATACAGCCCAGGTTTGG TTGCTGGTCATTCCTGGGTATGACTAAAGGCCCTCAGCCCATCTCCCTGCAGTCCCCTGGCTGCATGTGGTCTGGCATCGTCTCCCATGAACTCATGCACGCTCTGGGCTTTGTGCACGAGCAGTCCCGCTCTGACCGGGATCGCCATGTTTCTATCATGTGGGAAAACATCAGGAAGGGTCAGTGTCCCATTAATACTCACCATGTTTCTATCATGTGGGAC CGGGTCTCCATCATGCACTATGGCAG GTATGCCTTCTCAGAGGACGGTGGCCCAACCATCATCCCCAAACCAGATCCCAACATTCCTATTGGTCAGCGAGACGGCCCCAGTGTTGTGGACATACAGAAGATAAACCTACTGTATGAATGTG GTGGCCTGGTGTAA